Proteins co-encoded in one Erinaceus europaeus chromosome X, mEriEur2.1, whole genome shotgun sequence genomic window:
- the ERAS gene encoding GTPase ERas: MAAALLTHSFSPEGQAGKDMQPPPRESGVFDLGLGTWNFSSQEESIRAEAESGGGSGQLPEYKAALVGASGVGKSALAIQLNYQCFVEDHDPTIQDSYWKEVALSPGGCVLNVLDTAGQPVHRALRDQCLAISDGVLGVFALDRPDSLAQLRQMRATWDPCCTRPLVLVGNKCDLASTSKEAHTAAAALAESWGTPFVVTSAKTGQGVEEAFALLIQAIQRDREAAAASSQETRPQDCKCRCRCSVA; the protein is encoded by the coding sequence ATGGCTGCCGCCCTCCTAACCCACTCCTTCTCTCCCGAAGGGCAGGCGGGCAAGGACATGCAGCCACCACCCAGGGAGTCTGGAGTGTTTGACCTGGGCCTGGGCACTTGGAACTTCAGCTCCCAGGAGGAGAGCATCAGGGCTGAAGCAGAATCCGGGGGAGGCAGTGGGCAGCTGCCAGAGTACAAGGCAGCGTTGGTAGGTGCCAGTGGAGTGGGCAAGAGCGCACTCGCAATCCAGCTTAACTACCAGTGCTTCGTGGAGGACCATGACCCCACCATCCAGGATTCCTACTGGAAGGAGGTGGCCCTGAGCCCCGGGGGCTGCGTGCTCAACGTGCTGGACACAGCAGGGCAGCCCGTGCATCGAGCCCTTCGTGACCAGTGCCTGGCCATCAGCGACGGGGTGCTGGGCGTCTTCGCCCTCGACAGACCCGACTCACTGGCCCAGTTGCGACAGATGCGGGCCACCTGGGATCCCTGCTGTACCAGACCCCTCGTCCTGGTGGGCAACAAATGCGACCTGGCTAGCACCTCCAAAGAGGCCCacactgctgctgctgccctCGCCGAGAGCTGGGGGACTCCCTTCGTGGTGACCTCTGCCAAGACCGGGCAGGGGGTGGAGGAAGCTTTCGCCCTGCTCATCCAAGCGATCCAGAGGGACCGGGAGGCTGCGGCAGCTAGCAGCCAGGAAACCAGGCCCCAGGACTGCAAGTGCCGCTGCCGCTGCTCTGTGGCCTGA